TGAGGATCAAGAGCTCTTCGCCATTGACCTTGACCTCGGTCCCGCCGTACTTGGCGAAGACGACGATCTCCCCCACCTTGACCTCGGGAGCAACCTTCGTCCCGTTCTCCAGGATCCGGCCCGGACCGACTGCCTTGACCTCACCTTCCTGGGGCTTTTCCTTGGCCGTGTCCGGCAGGACGATGCCGCCCTTGGTCCGCTCC
Above is a genomic segment from Bacillota bacterium containing:
- the groES gene encoding co-chaperone GroES; its protein translation is MLKPLADRVIVKVLESEERTKGGIVLPDTAKEKPQEGEVKAVGPGRILENGTKVAPEVKVGEIVVFAKYGGTEVKVNGEELLILRESDILAVKSSKK